From a single Nicotiana tabacum cultivar K326 chromosome 8, ASM71507v2, whole genome shotgun sequence genomic region:
- the LOC107818456 gene encoding uncharacterized protein LOC107818456, with protein sequence MATNPNSTVPKNISHAHPTTVFRWVPSRRKITFRKKRLPTVRLGGEKNPRRGFSVVKLFRRVRLKWLKLHYTCMLKRLKEYYQSAVKDIMESGGALDAFQQRLLLETSFAVPVMGLSFNTFPNHHGT encoded by the coding sequence ATGGCTACAAATCCTAACAGTACTGTCCCAAAAAATATCAGCCATGCCCATCCAACGACCGTATTCCGGTGGGTCCCATCCCGCCGGAAAATTACATTCAGGAAGAAGAGGTTGCCGACGGTGCGACTAGGAGGTGAGAAGAATCCTCGCCGGGGATTCTCCGTCGTGAAGCTTTTCCGGCGAGTTCGACTAAAGTGGCTGAAATTGCACTACACGTGTATGCTGAAAAGACTGAAAGAATATTATCAGTCTGCGGTGAAAGATATAATGGAAAGTGGCGGAGCATTAGACGCCTTTCAACAACGTCTACTATTGGAAACCTCTTTCGCTGTTCCTGTAATGGGCCTTTCCTTCAATACTTTTCCAAATCACCATGGCACTTGA
- the LOC107818459 gene encoding uncharacterized protein LOC107818459, producing MEPTTHSSSPRQIRVEMRTKQMHDVDAGGSATPGGKQLKRKGKERLWCICGCFCGVFSLGDLSIPSEDLSDIDQHRRRYGALIWDYATKKQEDGSISESEVIGRLARRKGAPALNEKTRVHRKTK from the exons ATGGAACCTACTACTCACAGTTCATCTCCTAGACAAATCCGTGTCGAGATGAGAACAAAGCAAATGCACGATGTAGATGCTGGAGGAAGTGCTACACCAGGCGGCAAACAACTCAAAAGAAAGGGGAAAGAG cgattgtggtgtatttgtGGTTGCTTTTGCGGAGTATTTAGCCTTGGAGATTTGTCAATCCCTTCAGAAGACCTTTCGGATATCGACCAACACCGTAGACGCTATGGAGCTCTCATATGGGATTATGCTACAAAGAAGCAAGAAGATGGGTCAATCAGTGAAAGTGAGGTTATAGGCAGGCTAGCAAGGAGGAAGGGTGCTCCTGCGTTGAATGAGAAGACTAGAGTCCACAGAAAGACGAAATAG
- the LOC107818457 gene encoding uncharacterized protein LOC107818457: MSLRSGKTLAETKAKPRDEKEISSTKIAEEQKIGESIPKENVSNKEVDKKKMKREKLDKCFEKFLETLKQLYVNIPFMEVLTQMPAYAKFLKEILSSKRKLEEMKVVKLNAHCSAILQNKIPKKCGDPGSFTIPYSLGSKNLCDSGASINLMPLSVFKKLEGELGVIKSVPVFLQLKD, from the exons ATGTCTCTTAGGAGTGGGAAAACATTAGCAGAGACCAAGGCTAAACCAAGGGATGAAAAGGAAATCAGCTCAACTAAGATAGCTGAAGAACAAAAAATTGGAGAATCTATACCTAAGGAGAATGTTAGCAACAAAGAGGTTGATAAGAAGAAG ATGAAGCGGGAGAAATTGGACAAATGTTTTGAGAAATTCTTGGAGACGCTGAAACAGTTGTATGTGAACATCCCTTTCATGGAGGTGCTCACACAGATGCCTGCCTATGCAAAATTTCTGAAGGAAATCCTTTCAAGCAAAAGGAAGCTCGAGGAAATGAAAGTGGTCAAACTCAATGCCCACTGCAGTGCCATTCTACAAAATAAAATTCCTAAGAAGTGTGGGGATCCTGGCAGTTTCACTATACCCTACTCGTTGGGTAGCAAAAATTTGTGCGATTCAGGTGCATCCATTAACTTGATGCCATTATCAGTGTTCAAGAAATTGGAAGGAGAGCTAGGAGTGATCAAATCTGTCCCAGTATTCTTGCAACTGAAAGATTAA
- the LOC142162947 gene encoding uncharacterized protein LOC142162947 codes for MNALEEFRLVAYEDVRIFKEKTKRWHDRLIKPKEFHEGDKVLLYKSRLILFPKKFKSRWTGPYVVKHVSPYGAIEIQNMDGTESFKVNGHRLKPYLAGGVAQQSSSIKIN; via the coding sequence ATGAATGCATTGGAGGAGTTTAGACTAGTGGCATATGAAGACGTGCGGATTTTCAAAGAAAAGACTAAAAGGTGGCATGATCGTCTGATTAAGCCAAAAGAGTTTCATGAAGGGGACAAAGTCTTACTGTATAAAAGTAGACTCATATTGTTCCCCAAAAAATTTAAGTCTAGATGGACGGGACCGTATGTGGTGAAACATGTATCACCATATGGGGCAATTGAGATTCAGAACATGGACGGAACGGAGAGTTTCAAAGTGAATGGGCACAGGCTAAAACCATATCTTGCTGGAGGAGTTGCTCAACAATCCTCGAGCATCAAAATCAATTGA